The Pseudomonas fluorescens genome includes a window with the following:
- a CDS encoding efflux transporter outer membrane subunit, with translation MNAFKLFLPSLLVAALAACTVGPDYKTPDTAPATVVSIQGGHYDQSRFETVWWQQFDDPTLNQLVSKSLEGNRDLRVAFARWKAARAIRDDVSNDNLPVVTSRVSSQQGRGQVPGQTESRVNQERYDLGLDMAWEVDLFGRIQRQLESSDAQEDAAAADLYQLRVTMIAELVDAYGQLRGAQLREKIALANLKNQQDSRTVTVSLRDAGVGNELDVVRADARLAAVEATVPQLQAEQVRQKNRIATLLGERPNTLSVSLSPAKLPAIAKALPIGDLAELLRRRPDVLAAERRLASATAEIGVATADLFPRVSLSGFLGFTAGRGSQIGSSAARAWSLGPSITWAAFDLGSVRARIRGADANAEGALATYEQQVLLALEESENAFSDYGKRQQRLLSLIKQSESSRAAADLAAIQYKEGTVDYLVLLDAERERLNAEDAQALGETDQYRGIVAIYKALGGGWNSGGGNVAAIN, from the coding sequence ATGAACGCTTTCAAGCTATTTTTACCCAGCCTCCTGGTTGCTGCGTTGGCCGCCTGCACTGTGGGTCCCGACTACAAAACACCTGACACCGCGCCGGCCACTGTCGTGTCGATCCAGGGCGGGCACTACGATCAGTCGCGGTTCGAAACGGTGTGGTGGCAGCAGTTCGATGACCCTACGCTCAACCAGTTGGTGAGCAAGTCCCTGGAAGGCAACCGCGATCTGCGCGTCGCGTTTGCCCGATGGAAAGCGGCCCGGGCGATTCGTGATGACGTCAGTAACGACAATTTGCCGGTGGTCACCAGCCGCGTCAGCAGCCAGCAGGGGCGGGGGCAGGTGCCCGGCCAGACCGAAAGCCGAGTCAATCAGGAGCGCTACGATCTGGGGTTGGACATGGCCTGGGAAGTCGACCTGTTTGGCCGAATCCAGCGGCAACTGGAATCCAGCGATGCTCAGGAAGATGCCGCCGCAGCGGACTTGTATCAGCTGCGGGTGACAATGATTGCCGAGCTGGTGGATGCCTACGGCCAACTGCGCGGCGCTCAACTGCGGGAAAAAATCGCCCTGGCGAACCTGAAAAATCAGCAGGACTCGCGCACTGTGACGGTGAGCCTGCGCGACGCCGGTGTGGGCAATGAACTCGATGTGGTGCGTGCCGATGCGCGTCTGGCGGCGGTCGAAGCCACGGTGCCGCAACTTCAAGCGGAGCAGGTGCGGCAGAAAAACCGCATCGCCACGTTGTTGGGAGAGCGTCCGAATACCTTGAGCGTGTCGTTGAGTCCCGCCAAGTTGCCGGCCATTGCAAAAGCGCTGCCGATCGGTGATCTCGCCGAACTGCTGCGCCGGCGCCCCGATGTGCTCGCCGCCGAGCGCAGGCTGGCGTCCGCCACGGCTGAAATCGGCGTGGCCACTGCCGACTTGTTCCCGCGGGTGAGCCTGAGCGGCTTCCTCGGCTTCACCGCCGGCCGTGGTTCACAGATTGGCTCCAGCGCCGCCCGGGCCTGGAGCTTGGGTCCGAGCATTACCTGGGCGGCATTTGACCTGGGCAGCGTGCGGGCGCGCATCCGTGGTGCCGACGCCAATGCCGAAGGCGCCCTGGCCACCTATGAGCAGCAAGTGCTGCTGGCGCTTGAAGAGTCTGAAAACGCCTTCAGCGACTATGGCAAACGCCAACAACGGTTGTTGTCGTTGATCAAACAGAGTGAGTCGAGCCGCGCCGCCGCTGACCTCGCGGCCATCCAATACAAGGAAGGGACCGTGGATTATCTGGTGCTGTTGGACGCAGAACGCGAGCGGCTCAACGCCGAAGATGCCCAAGCTCTGGGTGAAACCGATCAGTACCGCGGCATCGTCGCGATCTATAAAGCGTTGGGAGGAGGGTGGAATAGCGGCGGTGGAAACGTCGCGGCGATTAACTGA
- a CDS encoding HU family DNA-binding protein, with translation MNKNDLVEAIASSTDRPKSTAGRALEALTTIISTALQSGENVTLVGFGTFAVKARAARDGRNPKTGVTFHFDRNSFH, from the coding sequence ATAAATAAAAACGACCTCGTCGAGGCCATAGCGAGCTCCACCGACCGCCCGAAGTCCACTGCCGGACGCGCGTTGGAAGCCCTCACAACCATCATATCCACTGCGTTGCAAAGTGGTGAGAACGTCACCTTGGTTGGTTTTGGTACCTTTGCCGTGAAAGCGCGTGCAGCGCGCGACGGCCGTAACCCTAAAACTGGCGTGACTTTTCACTTCGATCGGAATTCTTTTCATTAA
- a CDS encoding conjugative transfer ATPase, which translates to MRTGDSGNRTSAWKAWRHPLHPRATLADEAAMYAHNPSFTDHLPWVEYLDTEQCFLLDDNRSVGAVFELLPIGTEGREPDWLMAARDALEDALQDSFDELDQAPWLAQFFCQDDNNFIPYLTRLTDYIRDSARGTVFTEAYLELSRRHLKAVAKPGGLFEDKVVTRLPWRGNNRRVRLVVYRWLESDAEETGLTPVQSLQQACERIAASLKACGVQSTRVDGRSLYAWLVPWFNPAPTLTNEAPEEFYHRVAYPESGNGESLELPFDHDFAERLFFNEPRSDVQHGLWFFDDQPHRVMVVDKLRRAPLIGQLTGETRKGDAVNALFDQLPEGTVMSLTLVVKPQDVLEDQLNRLARKAIGENLASTQTRQDVEEARAIIGRQHKLYRGTLAFYLRGHDEQQLHQRSVSLANALLGAGLQPVREGDEVAACNSYLRWLPMAYNPARDTRNWYTRLMFAQHLANLVPVWGRSTGTGHTGITLFNRGGSPLSFDPLSRLDRAMNGHLLLFGPTGAGKSATLVTLLMQIMAVYRPRLFIVEAGNSFGLQGDYFATQGLSVNKVQLKPGASVSLAPFADAWRLIEQPDEVASLSIDELDDEAVASREDQRDVLGELEITARLMITGGEAKEEARLSRADRSLIRECILDAAQTCVAANRQVLTRDVRDALLRVAADPHLPEKRRERAQEMGESIDLFCQGFEGELFNREGTPWPESDVTIVDLATYAREGYEAQMSISYISLMNTVNNLAERDQYLDRPIIMVTDEGHIITKNPLLAPFVVKGTKMWRKLGAWFWLATQNLADFPTAAQTMLNMIEWWICLNMPPAEIEEIARFKKLSPAQKALLLSASKEPGKYTEGVVLSKKLETLFRAVPPSLYLALAMTEPEEKAERWTLMQENGCSELEAAFQVAERIDRARGIGT; encoded by the coding sequence GTGCGTACCGGCGATTCGGGCAACCGCACTTCTGCGTGGAAAGCCTGGCGCCACCCATTGCATCCTCGCGCCACCTTGGCCGATGAAGCTGCAATGTATGCGCACAACCCCAGCTTCACCGATCACCTGCCTTGGGTCGAGTACCTCGACACCGAGCAGTGTTTTCTGCTCGATGACAATCGTTCGGTGGGTGCGGTGTTCGAGTTGCTACCTATCGGCACCGAAGGGCGTGAACCCGATTGGCTAATGGCCGCCCGCGATGCCCTTGAGGATGCCCTGCAGGATAGCTTTGACGAGCTGGATCAAGCGCCTTGGCTGGCGCAGTTTTTCTGCCAGGACGACAACAATTTCATCCCCTATCTGACCCGACTCACCGACTATATCCGGGACAGCGCGCGAGGCACGGTCTTCACCGAAGCATATTTGGAGCTCAGCCGCCGTCATCTGAAGGCCGTTGCCAAGCCCGGTGGTCTGTTTGAGGATAAGGTGGTGACGCGCCTGCCGTGGCGTGGCAACAACCGACGGGTGCGCCTGGTGGTCTATCGCTGGCTTGAGTCTGACGCTGAGGAGACGGGACTCACCCCGGTGCAATCCCTGCAACAGGCTTGCGAACGTATCGCGGCTTCATTGAAGGCGTGCGGGGTGCAATCGACGCGAGTCGATGGCCGCAGTCTTTATGCCTGGTTAGTGCCCTGGTTCAATCCTGCGCCCACGCTCACCAATGAAGCCCCCGAGGAGTTCTATCACCGTGTCGCCTATCCGGAGTCGGGCAATGGCGAGTCACTGGAACTGCCCTTCGATCATGACTTTGCCGAGCGGCTGTTCTTCAACGAACCGCGTTCGGATGTGCAGCACGGACTCTGGTTTTTTGACGATCAGCCACACCGGGTCATGGTAGTGGATAAGCTGCGCCGGGCGCCCTTGATTGGTCAACTCACCGGAGAAACCCGCAAGGGCGACGCGGTGAATGCCCTGTTCGACCAGTTACCCGAAGGTACGGTGATGAGTCTGACCTTGGTGGTCAAGCCCCAAGATGTACTTGAGGATCAGTTGAACCGCCTGGCCCGCAAAGCCATCGGTGAAAACCTGGCCTCGACCCAGACCCGTCAGGATGTCGAAGAGGCTCGCGCGATCATCGGCCGCCAGCACAAGCTGTACCGGGGCACCCTGGCGTTTTACCTGCGCGGTCACGATGAGCAGCAATTGCACCAGCGCTCGGTCAGCCTGGCCAACGCGTTGCTGGGTGCGGGGCTGCAACCGGTACGCGAAGGCGATGAAGTCGCCGCCTGCAACAGTTACCTGCGTTGGCTACCGATGGCTTACAACCCAGCCCGCGACACGCGCAACTGGTACACGCGGCTGATGTTCGCCCAGCACCTGGCGAACCTGGTTCCTGTGTGGGGTCGCAGCACCGGCACAGGCCACACGGGCATCACCCTGTTCAACCGCGGCGGTTCGCCACTGAGCTTCGACCCTCTGTCACGCCTGGACCGGGCCATGAACGGCCATCTGCTGTTGTTCGGCCCCACCGGTGCCGGCAAGTCGGCCACCCTGGTCACCCTGCTGATGCAGATCATGGCGGTGTACCGCCCACGCTTATTTATCGTCGAGGCCGGCAATTCGTTTGGTTTGCAGGGCGACTACTTCGCGACACAGGGCCTGTCGGTCAATAAGGTCCAATTGAAACCTGGCGCCTCGGTCAGTCTCGCCCCGTTCGCCGATGCCTGGCGCCTGATCGAGCAGCCGGATGAGGTGGCGAGTCTATCGATCGATGAGCTGGACGATGAGGCGGTAGCCAGTCGCGAAGACCAGCGCGATGTTCTCGGCGAATTGGAAATCACCGCTCGCCTGATGATCACCGGCGGCGAGGCCAAGGAAGAGGCGCGCCTGAGTCGAGCCGATCGCAGCCTGATTCGCGAGTGCATTCTCGATGCGGCGCAGACCTGTGTCGCAGCGAACCGCCAGGTGCTGACCCGCGACGTGCGCGACGCGTTGCTGCGTGTCGCCGCCGACCCGCACCTGCCAGAAAAACGTCGCGAGCGTGCCCAGGAAATGGGCGAGTCCATCGACCTGTTCTGTCAGGGCTTCGAGGGTGAACTGTTCAATCGCGAGGGCACGCCTTGGCCCGAGAGCGATGTGACCATCGTCGACCTGGCCACCTATGCTCGTGAAGGTTACGAAGCCCAGATGTCCATCAGCTACATCAGCCTGATGAACACCGTGAACAATCTCGCCGAGCGCGATCAGTACCTGGACCGACCGATCATCATGGTCACCGACGAAGGCCATATCATCACCAAGAACCCGTTGCTGGCACCGTTCGTGGTCAAGGGCACGAAGATGTGGCGCAAGCTTGGCGCCTGGTTCTGGCTCGCCACGCAGAACCTTGCCGACTTCCCCACTGCCGCGCAGACCATGCTCAACATGATCGAGTGGTGGATTTGTTTAAACATGCCGCCCGCGGAAATCGAAGAGATCGCCCGCTTCAAGAAGCTTTCACCGGCGCAGAAAGCCTTGTTGCTCTCCGCCAGCAAGGAACCGGGCAAATACACCGAGGGGGTCGTGCTGTCGAAGAAGCTCGAAACGCTCTTTCGAGCCGTGCCACCCAGTCTCTATCTCGCCCTGGCCATGACGGAACCCGAAGAAAAGGCCGAGCGCTGGACACTGATGCAGGAAAACGGCTGCTCGGAGTTGGAAGCGGCTTTTCAGGTAGCTGAGCGCATTGACCGGGCCCGTGGAATCGGGACGTAA
- a CDS encoding TIGR03751 family conjugal transfer lipoprotein translates to MKKTMLLCLTWISLLCWVLTGCSTDKDTLLPHGEQTMLDIWNGAGSQGTQQQLLDARQQLRRPLAQVDFSVALQEPYTRTAANEIRNLFPRLPNPDLVLYVYPHLSGTEQAPVPGYSTVFPFYQRVQYALPGERQEDL, encoded by the coding sequence ATGAAAAAGACCATGCTTCTCTGCTTGACCTGGATTAGCTTGCTCTGCTGGGTCCTGACGGGGTGCTCCACCGACAAGGACACTCTGCTTCCCCATGGAGAGCAAACCATGCTGGACATCTGGAACGGCGCCGGCTCACAAGGCACTCAGCAGCAACTGCTGGATGCTCGACAACAGTTACGCCGCCCGTTGGCTCAAGTAGATTTCTCCGTTGCTCTCCAAGAACCGTACACTCGCACAGCGGCGAACGAGATCCGCAACCTGTTCCCTCGCCTGCCCAATCCCGATCTGGTGCTGTATGTATATCCGCACCTGAGCGGTACCGAGCAAGCACCGGTCCCGGGTTACTCAACTGTCTTTCCGTTCTACCAACGGGTGCAATACGCGTTGCCGGGTGAACGTCAGGAAGACTTGTAG
- a CDS encoding TIGR03752 family integrating conjugative element protein yields MKANALLKWLVPAALLAVVVIILKSWVAGNTPSPEHPVDQGNIQLSAEQAKSLGIAGDTPRDTVATLVGQVKAMRSDMLGLKKHNDSLQTENNRLRERENSVDSRIQTALGSVTQQVDEGRRQANEARLKAEQDSRQARGLLTQLQEQLSGLTGKSKDMPIGLGLEPGDGAQFEAQHSAIDALQWIEPSDAPPTDAREKTKTSSTLSLPTAFNSLDGLKDNAIDRSQKQLRAVTKGERDLTRSADRTEGAKPVYTIPENATLMGSVAMTALIGRVPVDGTVNDPYPFKVLVGPENLTANGIDLPDVAGAVMSGTASGDWTLSCVRGQVESITFVFTDGTIRTVPQPKAVASRNASTAQSSSTDKIRGGLGYLSDPYGIPCIAGERRSNAQQYLGSQSLITATGAGVAALLGDERNNSSVISSGGSKLGVTSSSGNSALNAILSGGVSDIREWVNKLYGEAFAAVYVPPAAQVALHLDQEITIDYEPKGRSVRHEKDHASLLDLD; encoded by the coding sequence ATGAAGGCTAACGCCTTGCTCAAATGGCTGGTACCGGCTGCGCTGCTGGCGGTGGTAGTGATCATCCTGAAAAGCTGGGTCGCGGGTAATACTCCCTCTCCAGAGCACCCAGTTGATCAGGGCAACATTCAGTTATCCGCCGAGCAGGCCAAGTCGCTCGGCATTGCGGGCGATACCCCACGCGACACGGTCGCCACCCTGGTCGGCCAGGTGAAGGCCATGCGCAGCGACATGCTCGGTTTGAAGAAACACAACGATTCTTTGCAGACCGAGAACAACCGCCTGCGTGAACGGGAAAACAGTGTCGATTCGCGTATCCAGACCGCGCTTGGCAGTGTGACCCAGCAAGTCGACGAAGGCCGCCGACAAGCCAATGAGGCCCGACTCAAAGCGGAACAAGACAGTCGCCAGGCTCGCGGTCTGCTGACGCAGTTGCAGGAGCAGTTGTCGGGGCTGACCGGCAAAAGCAAGGACATGCCAATCGGGTTGGGGCTTGAGCCGGGCGACGGGGCTCAGTTCGAAGCGCAGCATTCTGCCATTGATGCGCTGCAGTGGATTGAACCCTCGGATGCTCCGCCCACCGACGCCCGAGAGAAAACCAAGACCTCCTCAACATTGAGTCTGCCTACCGCCTTCAACTCACTGGACGGCTTGAAAGATAACGCGATTGATCGCAGCCAGAAACAGCTGCGCGCGGTCACCAAGGGTGAGCGTGACCTGACACGATCCGCTGATCGTACCGAAGGCGCGAAGCCGGTCTACACCATTCCCGAAAACGCGACATTGATGGGCTCGGTCGCCATGACTGCGCTGATCGGCCGAGTCCCGGTGGACGGCACAGTGAATGATCCCTATCCCTTCAAGGTGTTGGTCGGTCCGGAGAACCTGACGGCCAACGGCATCGACCTGCCGGATGTCGCGGGGGCCGTGATGAGCGGTACGGCGTCCGGGGACTGGACCCTGTCTTGCGTACGCGGACAGGTCGAGTCAATCACCTTTGTGTTTACCGACGGCACCATCCGTACAGTGCCTCAGCCGAAGGCAGTAGCCAGCCGCAATGCCTCCACCGCCCAGAGCTCGAGCACCGACAAGATCCGTGGTGGACTCGGTTACCTGTCCGATCCGTATGGCATTCCTTGCATCGCCGGCGAGCGCCGCTCGAATGCCCAGCAATACCTCGGCAGCCAGAGCCTGATCACTGCGACCGGTGCCGGTGTCGCCGCTCTGCTCGGGGATGAGCGGAACAACAGCAGCGTGATCAGTTCGGGCGGCAGTAAGCTCGGGGTCACCAGCAGCAGTGGCAACAGCGCACTGAATGCAATTCTCAGTGGTGGGGTCAGCGACATCCGCGAGTGGGTCAACAAGCTGTATGGCGAGGCCTTTGCTGCCGTGTACGTGCCACCGGCCGCACAGGTCGCGCTGCACCTCGACCAGGAGATCACCATCGACTACGAGCCCAAGGGCCGGAGCGTTCGCCATGAAAAAGACCATGCTTCTCTGCTTGACCTGGATTAG
- a CDS encoding TIGR03749 family integrating conjugative element protein — MKRSSTLGLTVALMLWGAAAQAVELMRWERLPLAVPLVINQERVVFIDEDVRVGVPSTLTGKLRVQSTGGTLYLRASEAIAPTRLQLQSVTTGEIILLDIAATPGDQPLEPVRLIKNAQVQATEAESSTVPVPEHTPVPVALARYAAQSLYAPLRTVESLPGVRRVPLKLHTELPTLLPTENVSSTPIAAWRLGDYWVSAVKLRNRGPETVQLDPRRLQAKLFAAAFQHAFLGPVGSAEDTTIAYLVTRGAGLEQAVLLPPVARGADDEG, encoded by the coding sequence ATGAAGCGGAGTTCTACCCTGGGACTCACCGTTGCACTGATGTTATGGGGAGCAGCAGCACAGGCCGTCGAGCTGATGCGCTGGGAACGCCTACCTCTCGCGGTCCCTCTGGTAATCAATCAGGAACGAGTGGTCTTTATTGATGAGGATGTTCGCGTCGGTGTGCCCTCAACCCTGACGGGCAAGCTGCGCGTGCAATCAACTGGCGGCACGCTATACCTGCGCGCGTCAGAAGCCATTGCCCCGACCCGACTGCAACTGCAATCGGTCACGACGGGGGAGATCATCCTCCTGGACATCGCGGCCACGCCTGGCGATCAACCGCTGGAGCCCGTGCGTCTTATCAAGAATGCTCAGGTGCAGGCTACCGAGGCTGAATCCAGCACCGTCCCTGTTCCAGAACATACACCGGTCCCGGTCGCTTTGGCGCGCTACGCCGCGCAAAGCCTGTACGCGCCTCTGCGCACTGTGGAGTCCCTGCCCGGTGTACGCCGCGTCCCGCTCAAGCTGCACACCGAACTGCCGACTCTGCTGCCCACCGAAAACGTGTCCAGCACGCCCATCGCTGCCTGGCGACTCGGTGATTACTGGGTGTCGGCGGTGAAGTTGCGCAATCGTGGTCCAGAAACGGTGCAACTCGATCCGCGTCGGCTTCAGGCCAAGCTGTTCGCCGCGGCCTTCCAGCATGCTTTCCTCGGACCTGTCGGCAGCGCTGAAGACACCACGATCGCCTACCTGGTCACCCGCGGTGCCGGCCTCGAGCAAGCCGTACTGCTCCCACCCGTTGCGCGAGGTGCTGACGATGAAGGCTAA
- a CDS encoding PFL_4703 family integrating conjugative element protein, with product MSRFRNKVDAQQAHIFSLRLAVVILALVCAGLWYGWRSAPTDLTVHVPPDLRSGSTRKWWDIPSENVYAFALYIFGQLNRWPSDGEQDYRRAIYGLQSYLTPACKAFLDGDYEYRKAAGELRQRVRGVYEILGRGYSEDPELRVKQLDRDSWLVTLDLNADEYYAAEPVKRVVVRYPLRVVRFDLDPERNKWGLALDCYQGTPQKISLPGGEP from the coding sequence ATGAGCCGTTTTCGGAACAAGGTGGATGCCCAGCAGGCGCATATCTTCAGCCTGCGTCTGGCGGTAGTGATCCTCGCCCTAGTCTGTGCCGGACTTTGGTATGGCTGGCGCTCGGCACCGACCGATCTGACCGTGCATGTACCGCCGGATTTGCGCTCGGGCAGCACTCGCAAATGGTGGGATATTCCCTCAGAGAATGTGTATGCCTTTGCCTTGTACATCTTTGGCCAACTCAACCGCTGGCCCTCGGATGGCGAGCAGGATTATCGTCGCGCCATCTATGGCTTGCAGTCCTACCTGACACCTGCCTGCAAGGCCTTTCTCGACGGCGACTACGAGTACCGCAAGGCCGCCGGTGAACTGCGGCAGCGGGTGCGTGGCGTCTACGAAATTCTGGGCCGAGGCTACAGCGAGGATCCGGAGCTCAGGGTCAAGCAACTCGACCGCGACAGCTGGCTGGTCACGCTCGACCTCAACGCCGATGAGTATTACGCCGCCGAACCGGTGAAACGGGTGGTGGTGCGGTACCCATTGCGCGTAGTGCGTTTTGACCTGGACCCCGAGCGCAACAAGTGGGGGTTGGCACTGGATTGTTATCAGGGCACTCCGCAAAAAATCTCGCTGCCCGGAGGTGAGCCATGA
- a CDS encoding TIGR03750 family conjugal transfer protein: MNDTIERLADGTLVFLPERLNRDPAVLRGLTNDEMWVALGSGAVIGLLTGVPLAIATASIAIAPTSMIAGMAVVLFAGGTLLRRAKRARPETWLYRKLEWILASRWRLGRGSLILHSGGWTVRRSRRLRPALSRWQP, translated from the coding sequence ATGAACGACACTATCGAACGCCTTGCCGACGGCACCCTGGTCTTTTTGCCGGAGCGACTCAATCGTGACCCTGCCGTATTGCGCGGTTTGACCAATGATGAGATGTGGGTGGCGCTCGGTAGCGGTGCGGTCATTGGCCTACTGACGGGCGTTCCTCTAGCGATTGCCACCGCTTCCATTGCCATAGCGCCGACCAGCATGATCGCAGGCATGGCCGTGGTGTTATTTGCCGGTGGCACGCTACTGCGTCGGGCCAAACGGGCCCGGCCCGAGACCTGGTTGTACCGCAAGCTCGAATGGATACTCGCCAGCCGTTGGCGCCTGGGTCGCGGCAGTTTGATCCTCCACTCTGGGGGCTGGACGGTTCGCCGCTCGCGTCGACTGCGCCCTGCCCTGTCCCGGTGGCAGCCATGA
- a CDS encoding TIGR03745 family integrating conjugative element membrane protein yields the protein MLKCLVPLKNNLRDRASQRMIGLLLVLGPSLAFAELPTMEAPSRGEGSGLIETIKNYAYDGGILLGLLIALLAFLGVAWHSLTVYADVQNQRKTWKDLGAVVGIGALLVVIIIWFLTKAAAIL from the coding sequence ATGCTCAAGTGCCTTGTCCCCCTGAAAAACAACCTGCGTGATCGTGCGAGCCAACGCATGATCGGTCTGCTGCTGGTGCTCGGCCCAAGCCTGGCTTTTGCCGAGCTCCCCACCATGGAAGCCCCTTCGCGCGGCGAAGGATCCGGGTTGATCGAGACGATCAAAAACTATGCGTACGACGGCGGCATCCTGCTCGGCCTGCTGATCGCCCTACTCGCTTTCTTGGGTGTGGCCTGGCACTCGCTGACGGTGTATGCCGACGTGCAGAACCAGCGTAAGACCTGGAAGGACTTGGGTGCAGTGGTCGGTATCGGAGCCTTGTTGGTGGTGATCATCATCTGGTTCCTGACCAAGGCTGCCGCGATTCTGTGA
- a CDS encoding TIGR03758 family integrating conjugative element protein: protein MSMTDAQSSAFQNASGFSAQSSSTLWLSLVLVLALLWCAWVMSTAYRGWAAGGVRFGAFGGSATRALLALLVLMFFTLS from the coding sequence ATGAGCATGACTGACGCTCAGAGTTCAGCGTTCCAAAACGCCTCCGGCTTCTCGGCACAGAGCAGTTCGACACTCTGGCTGTCCCTGGTTCTCGTCCTAGCTTTGCTTTGGTGTGCCTGGGTGATGAGTACGGCTTACCGGGGATGGGCCGCCGGCGGTGTGCGCTTCGGCGCGTTTGGCGGCAGCGCCACGCGCGCGCTGCTCGCATTGTTGGTCCTGATGTTCTTCACCCTTTCCTAA
- a CDS encoding RAQPRD family integrative conjugative element protein, with protein sequence MPTTPIRCSLLFMLATIHLNSDAAPADEQAHLSLVRQQLDVIERLTAQAERSSNAQPNERYRFDYPQMIQDIQRIRQGVQGYLSPSRAQPRDPTELVGDYRLDTSSAESSP encoded by the coding sequence ATGCCAACGACACCGATCCGCTGTTCGCTGCTGTTTATGCTAGCGACTATCCATTTAAACAGTGATGCCGCACCAGCTGATGAACAGGCACATCTTAGTCTAGTCCGGCAGCAGCTCGACGTTATCGAACGCCTGACCGCTCAAGCCGAGAGATCTAGCAACGCTCAACCGAATGAGCGCTACCGCTTCGACTACCCCCAAATGATCCAGGACATCCAACGTATTCGCCAGGGCGTGCAGGGCTATCTGTCGCCCTCTCGCGCTCAACCCCGCGACCCCACTGAATTGGTCGGCGATTACCGCCTTGACACTTCATCCGCAGAGTCCTCGCCATGA